A genomic window from Plasmodium coatneyi strain Hackeri chromosome 13, complete sequence includes:
- a CDS encoding POM1-like protein, producing the protein MVRCQFFLLYLILIHYVVAVRNKSRPKVDFYLKTNCELVKRRKNGSKTYFKRKGWGEDLGSRACYDQLIGGRSNRSSGGNRRKSGLLRATSTFVSKYYKININDVYSYLNRKKYEYIETDVKITLKYCPFCPPHKYKYDNMYKHEIFKNTGNSYCHRCGYKGSFYDFKLKMGDLVTSNFENNVVSNTSYEEEEKITFNDVKVYNMNLLYSKEAEAARKYLIEDRKLNLETLKKYYIGFSIMEFQSLENSGKFEKHECLIFPFIKKANDMNSIGLNGNKNNTNEKDSYEIVRIKVRSLRDKGYMRLYPKNVKDEMKLFFFGDHLVNNSEEVVLTEGEIDAMTVSQETNYAAISLPNGSKSLPIYLLPYLERFKKIHLWLDFDKAGKSSVFNFVNKIGLGRTNVINDTNVQYLDEQLFERKRKNLLTKGGLLLPLTVGDNPIGAAEQKQGVIKENTQSDVKDGKGHNTAVDPSSGTNKSDLKIEEKAKNESDSRNNPICGNRGNTQEEAQKKVNEKSTGRTFHFVQNNIMYIPNNIVVKDANDCLKHNIDIRFFIENSEKVKHSQILNFNDLRQNILEELKYPDRINGIKSKTIPSLNKFLYGLRMGELSIWTGPTGVGKTTLLSQLSLDYCIQGVSTLWGSFEINNIKLGKVMLNQFCGKNLEKNIELFDLYADKFELLPLKFLKFHGSTNIDQVLDAMDYAVYAYDVKHIIIDNLQFMLNINKFSDIYELQNIAIDKFRSFSTNKNVHITLVVHPRKEDNNLLSIASVFGSVKSTQEADNVFIIQRHVSKTNETVFFIDIKKNRFKGSLGRIPYLYNKENMTIKEMSIGYLNDAISSSGYVSKGTTPPSNFVPNVGPLRDGLDFTLCDEYDYMKQLDDEYESKHAVRRYRVGADARVTGVGSASTNSPNASPSNRAQNESRSDSGSVGSSRNNQNKDNKSIHHVGGQEDDPTNNNRLVTTNSRSEEGSIKNILRGPDRGGTAIPVGKTPKSDQPSGDSIDVVTPPNPHAEKQETELDMSKQNVPSYRLSTEGIIKLCEEIKDNKNEMPKDREITISMRNCVINKDSAIKDIRNFIKTNKLNIKTAGKNLKKVDVFIAILQSIPKEYITIKYIGGDVEKVDPDSTGGENVITGGSPSSALPVGGSTRKDINSVPTVQESSLNSHNVASTSSGYLSDPGKEGTVSGEHYNEEIKSLYGEEVTKRYIQDNIINVDDNIVKRSGTFKLEGNNKMMNSINLEYYEPVKKFDDDIESRFFLINDNNYNEKINHIYKSVTHCGLDIETTGLEVFDEKIRLIQIAVEDYPVIIYDMFNITKESILTGLREILRNEKVVKIIQNGKFDAKFLMHNNFQVENIFDTYIASKLLDKNKNMYGFKLNNIVEKYLNVTLDKQQQNSVWNNSLLNNNQLFYAARDSSCLLKLYKKLKSEICKENMETVNDIENKCILPICDMELNGITVDLESLSKSTNEILSELNAETSKLKAELKDEEINVNSQQQVLKALQNNNVRDVSNKLIENTSDSNLKNFLNHKEVVLLRNYRRLYKLYSAFYLKLPQHINKKTNKIHTTFNQLKTFSGRFSSEKPNLQQIPRQKNIREIFIPQKDNIFIIADFRQIELKIAAEITNDDIMLKAYNNNIDLHTLTASIITKKAIADVNKEDRHIAKAINFGLIYGMNYVNLKNYANTYYNLHMNLDQCLYFYNSFFEHYKGIYRWHNQIKQMRALEYSTLSNRKVIFPYFSFTKALNYPVQGTCADILKLSLVELYKNLKPIHGKIILCVHDEIIIEVDKKYQEDALKILVESMENSASFFLKKVKCEVSVKIAQNWGSKE; encoded by the coding sequence ATGGTTCGTTGtcaattcttccttctttacctAATCCTTATCCATTATGTGGTAGCAGTTCGAAATAAAAGTAGGCCGAAAGTGGATTTTTACTTGAAGACGAATTGCGAGTTGGTGAAGAGGCGAAAGAATGGCTCGAAGACATATTTCAAGAGGAAAGGGTGGGGTGAGGATTTGGGTTCTCGGGCATGCTATGATCAGCTCATAGGGGGTAGAAGTAACCGAAGTAGTGGTGGTAACCGCCGGAAGAGCGGCTTGCTGCGCGCCACGAGCACGTTCGTATCCAAGTACTACAAAATAAACATAAACGACGTGTACAGCTACCTGAATAGGAAGAAGTATGAGTATATAGAGACAGACGTGAAGATAACGCTTAAGTACTGCCCCTTTTGCCCACCACACAAGTATAAATATGATAATATGTACAAgcatgaaatttttaaaaacaccGGAAATAGTTACTGCCACAGGTGCGGGTATAAAGGCAGCTTCTACGATTTTAAACTAAAAATGGGAGACTTGGTAACAAGCAATTTCGAAAACAACGTTGTAAGCAATACCTCctatgaggaggaggaaaaaataacctTCAACGATGTTAAGGTGTATAACATGAATTTGTTATACTCCAAGGAGGCAGAAGCGGCAAGGAAATATCTAATCGAAGACAGAAAGCTAAATTTAGAAACGCTAAAAAAGTATTATATAGGATTTTCCATCATGGAATTTCAGTCGCTAGAAAATTCaggaaaatttgaaaaacacgaatgtttaattttcccctttattaaGAAAGCGAATGATATGAATTCGATAGGGctaaatggaaataaaaacaacacgAATGAAAAAGACTCGTACGAAATTGTTCGCATAAAGGTAAGAAGCTTAAGGGATAAAGGGTACATGAGATTATACcccaaaaatgtgaaagacgaaatgaaattattcttttttggaGACCATTTGGTTAATAATTCTGAGGAGGTTGTCCTGACAGAAGGGGAGATAGATGCCATGACTGTAAGTCAGGAGACGAATTATGCCGCCATTTCTCTTCCTAATGGGTCGAAATCtcttcctatatatttgttGCCATATTTGGAAAGgttcaaaaaaatacacctGTGGCTTGATTTTGACAAGGCCGGGAAATCCAGCGTCTTTAATTTTGTCAATAAAATTGGTCTCGGCCGGACTAACGTAATAAACGATACGAATGTGCAGTATCTCGATGAACAGCTGTttgaaaggaagaggaaaaatttgTTAACGAAAGGGGGTCTCCTCTTACCCCTAACGGTGGGTGATAACCCCATCGGCGCAGCGGAGCAGAAACAGGGTGTTATTAAGGAAAATACGCAAAGTGATGTAAAGGATGGAAAAGGCCACAACACAGCTGTAGATCCCTCGTCAGGTACAAACAAATCAGATCTGAAAATAGAggaaaaggcgaaaaatgAAAGTGACAGTAGAAACAATCCGATCTGTGGTAATAGGGGAAATACCCAAGAGgaggcgcaaaaaaaagtaaatgaaAAATCCACAGGTAGAACGTTCCACTTTGTACAGAAcaatattatgtacataccAAACAACATCGTTGTGAAGGACGCCAATGACTGTCTAAAGCATAACATAGATATACGATTTTTTATAGAAAATAGCGAAAAGGTAAAACACAGCCAAATATTAAACTTCAATGATTTGAGACAAAACATTttggaagaattaaaatacCCGGATAGAATAAATGGAATTAAAAGTAAGACTATTCCTTCTTTGAATAAATTTCTATATGGCCTACGCATGGGAGAATTATCCATATGGACAGGTCCAACAGGGGTAGGAAAAACAACCCTTTTGTCTCAACTTTCGCTAGATTATTGCATCCAGGGGGTATCTACCCTTTGGGGGTCCTTCGAAATTAATAACATAAAACTTGGAAAAGTAATGTTAAATCAATTTTGTGGAAAAaacttagaaaaaaatattgagcTATTTGATCTGTACGCAGATAAGTTTGAATTATTGCcgctaaaatttttaaagtttCATGGAAGCACAAATATAGACCAAGTGTTGGATGCCATGGATTATGCAGTTTATGCCTACGATGTGAAGCACATCATTATTGACAATTTACAGTTTATgctaaatataaataaattttctgACATTTATGAACTGCAAAATATTGCTATAGATAAATTTAGATCGTTTAGCACAAATAAAAACGTGCATATCACTTTGGTTGTTCACCCAAGGAAGGAGGACAACAATCTTCTGTCCATTGCGTCTGTTTTTGGTAGCGTTAAATCTACACAGGAAGCCGATAACGTGTTCATCATTCAGAGACATGTATCCAAAACGAATgaaactgttttttttatagacATTAAAAAGAACAGGTTTAAGGGCAGCTTGGGTAGAATCCCCTACTTATAcaataaggaaaatatgaCCATTAAGGAAATGTCCATTGGCTACTTAAATGATGCCATATCGAGTAGCGGTTACGTGTCCAAGGGTACTACCCCTCCTTCTAATTTTGTTCCAAACGTTGGGCCACTACGTGATGGTCTGGACTTCACTCTCTGTGATGAGTACGATTATATGAAGCAGTTGGACGACGAGTACGAATCCAAACACGCAGTGCGTAGGTACCGCGTTGGCGCTGATGCAAGGGTTACTGGTGTGGGGAGTGCAAGTACGAACAGCCCTAATGCGTCCCCCTCGAACCGCGCACAGAACGAAAGTAGGAGCGATAGCGGCTCTGTGGGCTCCTCACGCAATAACCAAAATAAAGATAACAAGTCGATCCATCATGTAGGCGGCCAAGAGGATGACCCCACGAATAATAATCGATTAGTTACTACAAACAGTAGGAGCGAAGaaggaagcataaaaaaCATATTGAGGGGACCCGACCGAGGCGGCACAGCAATTCCTGTGGGAAAAACTCCAAAGAGTGATCAACCAAGTGGTGATAGCATCGATGTGGTTACCCCTCCTAACCCGCACGCGGAGAAGCAAGAAACAGAACTTGATATGTCGAAGCAAAATGTACCATCCTACCGATTGAGCACTGAAGGGATAATAAAACTATgcgaagaaataaaagacaacaaaaatgaaatgccAAAGGATAGGGAGATAACCATATCAATGAGGAACTGTGTTATAAATAAAGATTCAGCAATAAAGGACATTCGAAATTTTATAAAGACAAATAagttaaatataaaaactgCTGGAAAGAACCTAAAAAAGGTAGACGTTTTTATAGCCATTTTGCAGAGTATTCCGAAGGAGTACATAACGATTAAGTATATAGGAGGGGACGTAGAAAAAGTTGATCCGGACAGTACAGGTGGTGAAAATGTGATAACTGGGGGCAGCCCTTCCAGCGCATTACCAGTTGGGGGGTCCACCAGGAAGGATATTAACTCTGTTCCGACGGTGCAGGAATCCTCTCTGAATAGCCATAACGTTGCGTCTACATCAAGCGGTTATTTGAGTGACCCCGGAAAAGAGGGTACCGTGTCTGGAGAGCACTACAATGAAGAGATAAAATCGCTATACGGCGAGGAAGTTACAAAAAGGTACATCCAGGATAACATAATAAACGTAGATGACAACATTGTTAAGCGGAGTGGCACATTCAAATTGGAAGGTaacaacaaaatgatgaatagCATAAACTTGGAATACTACGAACCGGTGAAAAAATTCGATGACGATATTGAGTCGagattttttctcataaatgACAATAATTACAACGAAAAGATTAATCATATTTACAAAAGCGTAACGCACTGCGGGTTAGATATTGAGACAACCGGGCTGGAGGTGTTCGACGAGAAGATCCGCCTCATACAGATCGCCGTGGAAGATTACCCAGTGATCATTTACGATATGTTTAACATAACGAAGGAGAGCATCCTAACTGGATTGAGGGAAATTTTAAGAAATGAGAAAGTGGTGAAAATTATACAGAATGGAAAATTTGACGCGAAATTCTTAATGCACAACAATTTTCAAGTAGAAAACATATTCGACACGTATATAGCTAGCAAACTTTtagacaaaaataaaaatatgtacggATTTAAACTGAACAATATTGTagagaaatatttaaatgtAACCCTAGACAAGCAACAGCAAAATAGTGTGTGGAATAATTCGCTGCTGAATAATAACCAACTGTTTTACGCAGCAAGAGATTCCAGCTGTTTGctaaaattgtacaaaaagtTGAAGTCTGAAATTTGtaaggaaaatatggaaacTGTGAACGATATCGAAAATAAGTGCATTTTGCCAATTTGCGATATGGAGCTTAATGGCATCACAGTGGACCTGGAAAGTCTGAGCAAAAGTACGAATGAAATTTTGAGCGAATTAAATGCAGAGACGAGCAAATTGAAGGCAGAGTTGAAAGACGAAGAAATTAACGTGAATTCCCAACAACAGGTGTTAAAGGCATTACAAAATAATAACGTGAGGGATGTTTCAAATAAACTTATCGAAAATACATCGGActcaaatttgaaaaacttCCTCAACCATAAGGAAGTTGTCCTATTAAGAAATTACAGAAGATTGTATAAGCTGTACTCTGCCTTCTACCTAAAGTTACCACAAcatattaacaaaaaaacgaacaaaataCACACTACGTTTAATCAGTTAAAAACTTTCTCCGGAAGATTTAGCAGTGAGAAACCCAACTTACAGCAAATCCCAaggcagaaaaatataagggaAATTTTCATTCCGCAAAAAGAtaacatatttataatagCTGATTTTAGGCAAATTGAGCTAAAAATAGCTGCCGAAATTACCAATGACGATATTATGCTTAAAGCGTACAATAACAACATCGATCTGCACACACTGACGGCTAGCATTATCACGAAGAAGGCCATAGCTGATGTAAATAAAGAAGACAGACACATTGCCAAGGCCATAAACTTTGGCCTAATCTACGGAATGAATTATGTCAATCtgaaaaattatgcaaaCACATATTACAACCTACATATGAACCTCGATCAAtgcctttatttttacaactcCTTTTTTGAGCACTACAAGGGGATATACAGATGGCATAATcaaataaaacaaatgagGGCTTTGGAATATTCTACTCTTTCCAACAGGAAAGTCATTTTCCCctacttttccttcaccaaGGCGTTGAATTACCCAGTGCAGGGCACCTGTGCTGATATTTTAAAACTGTCCTTAGTTGAGCtgtataaaaatttgaaacCCATCCATGGGAAAATCATCCTCTGTGTACATGATGAAATTATAATAGAGGTTGACAAAAAATATCAGGAGGATGCCTTAAAAATTCTGGTAGAATCGATGGAAAATtctgcttccttctttttgaaaaaagtcaAGTGCGAGGTTTCCGTGAAGATTGCGCAGAACTGGGGCTCCAAGGAGTAG